One segment of Streptomyces sp. TG1A-8 DNA contains the following:
- a CDS encoding non-ribosomal peptide synthetase, translating into MSVHDDDRRPLSGAQEGLWFAQRLAPGSAAYNTGECVEIHGPLDTALFERALRRAVGEADTFALRFFDTDDGVRCRRAPDADDWPLHRIDVSDAADPSAAAMEWIRADLATPVDVEKGPLFSHALLTLAQDRFIWFLRAHHILLDGYSYKLLGRRLADVYDALAAGREPAGSPFVPVDRLRTDEEAYLASERYARDRDHWTRRLAGLPPEPARLARRTADPVAPFVRRAAELAPAEAEALSRAASRFGVSRTDLLTAAFALFLHRMTGADDLVLGLATMSRPGSAALRTPGTASDILPLRVAASGGTAVGDLVRAVAAELRELRGHQQYRGEFLRRDLGLLGTGRRVHGPVLNIIPFTEELTFGGHPATWHHLSGGAVEDLQVNVRPSEVKGGLWLAFDANPAVYEEDELGAHRDRFLSVLRQLADADPATALREVDLLLAGEHPRDAVVREFPVTRTLTGLFEEQAARVPQRTAVTCDGESVTYAELNAAANRLARLLAGHGAGPGRFVALALPRGIRLITALLAVLKTGAAYLPLDTGHPAERLRLVTEDAGPAVLVTEGDLAGRLPSVPVTVRLDDPLVAADLAGRPAGDLTDAERTGATGPADIAYVIHTSGSTGRPKGVPVPHANVVRLFAACAEHFDFREDDVWTLFHSYAFDFSVWEIWGALLHGARLVVVPYAVSRSPRDFLRLLGEEGVTVLSQTPSAFEQVVDADAAGERGAHALRYVVFGGEALRPERLRPWADRYGLDAPALVNMYGITETTVHVTHHRVTRADLDDARRGSVVGTPLADLRVHLLDAERRPVPPGAVGEIHVSGAGVAVGYLNRPELTAERFLDDPFGPAGARMYRSGDLARRRPDGTLEYLGRADQQVQIRGFRVEPGEIEAVLAAHEQVARAAVVARRAADGTQQLVGYVVPAAGARPLAADLRAHLAALLPEHMVPAACVLVDDLPLTANGKLDAAALPEPDFAAAAGGARPSTPEQVLACRLFEEVLQLPGDTVGVDDNFFDLGGHSLLATRLLARLRAGTGVEVPITALFDAPTPSAVARRLAAQPGVGPRQPALADVVRPQRVPLSFAQERMWFLSRFDDASATYHIPLVVPLPDGVDTEALRAALGDVADRHETLRTVFAEHDGKPYQRILPPGALRPALHCVDCPADEVDAHVAAASRRPFDLSAESPLRAALFGSGPARTLLLLLHHAAADGWSLRPLADDLSTAYEARRAGRAPRWEPLPAQYADYAVWQRAVLAPEPGGAGRLEQLTAHWHRALAGLPAECTLPTDRPRPDQPRGGGASVTATVDAGLHRQLLSLADREGTSLFMLLHGAVGALLTRAGAGTDVVLGTPVAGRSEPVLDDVIGLMTNTLVLRADTSGNPAFRDLLARLRGTDLAALDHQDLPFDRLVDELNPPRHPARHPLFQVMLALQNNERAVLRLDGTRVALRPTATGTAKFDLFVDVLERHDAGGTPDGLELHVEYATDLYDAATAEAFAAGLHAVLRAVCADPGVRVDALPAPGRPAAGTATGSYRAREAERTALAVPGVRDAVALSAPDGAAVRVYVVPSRAGAADAVEQALAAAGSAARVTAVNGLPLTPDGRVDADALRAVPVVDRAAADAWQRHLARVPGVREAEVALEEVPQELGRLHVGTARRAGRPEPGQETRERPAAGGVPALSEGPRLAEPSVPGWAAALLRAAGSAHGEIVHVRADGTETRRDYASLVTEGSRVLAGLRRAGLQPGDRVILQCGDTEDFLAVLWGCILGGFVAVPLTVPASYSTPSAALTKLEGIWEMLGRPWIVCSPGSGPGLRDLAARQGWPGLRLATADVLRAAPEDRDWYEARPDDLILMLMTSGSTGLPKAVRLTHRNVLTRSAAAAAMNGLGERDVTLNWIPLDHVTGVVMFHLRDVYLGCKQVHALTPWILQDPVRWMDLANRHRVSVTWAPNFAFGLFAEHADHFRDRSWDLSPMRLVMNAGEVVVAASARRFLHVLKPFGMPQDVMHPGWGMSETCSVVTDCVLPGEEPEHDESFVSCGLPYPGFAMRVVDEQGTVLTEGEVGRLEVRGTSVTQGYHDNPGANASSFTEDGWFDTGDLAFLRAGELYITGRAKDVIIVNGVNHYSHEIEACVEELPTVVRSFTAAVAVRSDPSSPTDELALFLHLAPGQDAASALREISGKVTREIGVSPAFLVPVEQDAIPKTEIGKIQRTKLRKGFEAGDFDEQVRAAQLLLGTAATLPDWFLRPVWRRAERAHPAGSPAGRHTLVLAGAAPAAHALAERVAERLRADGGLCTVVTDGAAYERVDAARYRVRPAEEADHAALLGQLAEDHRPVDAVLHLGGLAAGADGAARAGAPRGGAANGPDGALSGSAVSLLVLARALAGVSGPSRPVTLLYVTAGAQAVAEADRPVPAHAVAGALLKSLREELPALRGVHLDLAADALDGAADGTGAADVLVAESLAVPAEAEVALREGARYVRRLAPLPDPLPRTEPAPVEGFHLVSGGLGGVGGELAAHLLKAPGTRLLLVGRAEEGARAEELARLRQLGEVRYARVDVTDEARVRAAVDAAAEAWGVPLASVLHLAGAFDERPVGALDPDGWRRALDAKVRGAWTLHRVAADHPVTRFVLFSSVNGYFGGAMNAAYAAANAYLDALALHRRALGLPAQSLAWSMWRERGMSRGYGLAALTEARGYRVLDAPAALRSYDLARSLDEPHLLIGVDRGAPWVRSHVVAPVRQVRRLSGRVALEEGTDLAALLSAAGSAADAGAWVLRSAGSAERAADTDAGERLRRLEQRLAEVWSGVLGRDRVGRDENFFDLGGNSLLLVAAQSAVNKALGCELSVVDLFGHPTVRDLARYLAERGTAAPAGEAAPARAGAPAAGGLDRAREQAQRQRAARTARRSARDRKDRGHD; encoded by the coding sequence ATGTCAGTCCACGACGACGATCGTCGACCGCTGTCCGGAGCCCAGGAAGGCCTGTGGTTCGCCCAACGGCTCGCGCCGGGAAGTGCCGCCTACAACACCGGCGAATGCGTGGAGATCCACGGTCCCCTGGACACCGCCCTGTTCGAGCGGGCGCTGCGCCGCGCCGTGGGCGAGGCCGACACCTTCGCGCTGCGCTTCTTCGACACCGACGACGGCGTCCGCTGCCGACGGGCCCCGGACGCGGACGACTGGCCGCTGCACCGGATCGACGTCAGCGACGCGGCCGATCCCTCCGCGGCGGCCATGGAGTGGATCCGCGCGGACCTGGCGACGCCGGTGGACGTGGAGAAGGGCCCGCTGTTCTCGCACGCGCTGCTCACCCTGGCGCAGGATCGTTTCATCTGGTTCCTGCGCGCGCATCACATCCTGCTCGACGGCTACAGCTACAAGCTCCTCGGCCGCCGCCTCGCCGACGTCTACGACGCGCTCGCCGCGGGACGCGAACCCGCCGGCTCCCCCTTCGTGCCCGTGGACCGCTTGCGCACCGACGAGGAGGCCTACCTCGCCTCCGAACGGTACGCGCGCGACCGCGACCACTGGACGCGGCGCCTGGCGGGGCTCCCGCCGGAGCCGGCGCGGCTCGCCCGGCGCACCGCCGATCCCGTCGCCCCGTTCGTGCGCCGCGCCGCGGAGCTGGCGCCCGCCGAGGCCGAGGCGCTGTCGCGGGCGGCGAGCCGGTTCGGCGTGTCCCGCACCGACCTGTTGACGGCGGCCTTCGCCCTCTTCCTGCACCGCATGACCGGCGCCGACGACCTGGTGCTGGGGCTGGCCACGATGAGCCGGCCGGGCAGCGCCGCGCTGCGCACCCCGGGCACCGCGTCCGACATCCTGCCGCTGCGCGTGGCCGCCTCCGGCGGCACGGCCGTCGGGGACCTGGTGCGGGCGGTCGCCGCCGAACTGCGCGAGCTGCGCGGGCACCAGCAGTACCGCGGCGAGTTCCTGCGCCGCGACCTCGGCCTGCTCGGCACCGGCCGGCGGGTGCACGGGCCGGTGCTGAACATCATCCCGTTCACCGAGGAACTGACCTTCGGCGGACACCCGGCCACCTGGCACCACCTGTCCGGCGGGGCCGTGGAGGACCTCCAGGTCAACGTCCGGCCCTCGGAGGTCAAGGGCGGTCTGTGGCTGGCCTTCGACGCCAACCCGGCGGTGTACGAGGAGGACGAGCTCGGCGCCCACCGCGACCGGTTCCTGTCCGTGCTGCGGCAGCTCGCCGACGCCGACCCGGCCACGGCCCTGCGGGAGGTGGACCTGCTGCTGGCGGGCGAGCACCCGCGGGACGCCGTCGTGCGGGAGTTCCCGGTCACCCGCACCCTCACCGGGCTGTTCGAGGAGCAGGCCGCCCGGGTGCCGCAGCGGACGGCGGTGACGTGCGACGGCGAGTCCGTCACCTACGCGGAGCTGAACGCGGCCGCCAACCGGCTCGCCCGGCTGCTGGCCGGGCACGGCGCCGGCCCCGGCCGCTTCGTGGCGCTGGCGCTGCCCCGGGGCATCCGGCTGATCACCGCCCTGCTCGCCGTGCTGAAGACGGGCGCCGCCTACCTGCCGCTGGACACCGGCCACCCGGCCGAGCGGCTGCGGCTGGTCACCGAGGACGCCGGGCCGGCCGTCCTGGTCACCGAGGGCGACCTCGCCGGGCGGCTGCCGTCCGTGCCCGTCACCGTCCGGCTCGACGACCCGCTGGTCGCGGCGGACCTCGCCGGGCGGCCGGCCGGCGACCTCACGGACGCCGAGCGCACCGGTGCCACGGGCCCGGCGGACATCGCCTACGTCATCCACACCTCGGGCTCCACCGGCCGGCCCAAGGGCGTTCCGGTCCCCCACGCCAACGTGGTGCGGCTGTTCGCCGCCTGCGCCGAGCACTTCGACTTCCGCGAGGACGACGTGTGGACGCTGTTCCACTCGTACGCCTTCGACTTCTCGGTGTGGGAGATCTGGGGTGCGCTGCTGCACGGCGCGCGCCTGGTCGTCGTGCCGTACGCGGTCAGCCGCTCCCCCCGCGACTTCCTGCGGCTGCTCGGCGAGGAGGGCGTGACCGTGCTCAGCCAGACGCCGTCCGCCTTCGAGCAGGTGGTGGACGCCGACGCGGCCGGCGAGAGGGGTGCGCACGCGCTGCGGTACGTCGTCTTCGGCGGTGAGGCGCTGCGCCCGGAGCGGCTGCGCCCCTGGGCCGACCGGTACGGCCTGGACGCGCCGGCGCTGGTGAACATGTACGGCATCACCGAGACGACCGTGCACGTCACCCACCACCGGGTGACGCGGGCCGACCTGGACGACGCGCGGCGCGGCAGCGTCGTCGGCACGCCGCTGGCCGACCTGCGGGTGCACCTGCTGGACGCCGAGCGGCGCCCGGTGCCGCCGGGCGCGGTGGGCGAGATCCACGTGTCGGGCGCGGGCGTGGCCGTCGGCTACCTCAACCGGCCCGAGCTGACCGCCGAGCGGTTCCTCGACGACCCGTTCGGGCCGGCCGGGGCACGGATGTACCGCTCCGGGGACCTGGCGCGGCGCCGGCCCGACGGCACCCTGGAGTACCTCGGGCGGGCCGACCAGCAGGTGCAGATCCGCGGCTTCCGGGTGGAGCCCGGCGAGATCGAGGCGGTGCTGGCCGCGCACGAGCAGGTCGCGCGGGCCGCGGTGGTCGCGCGCCGCGCGGCGGACGGCACGCAGCAGCTCGTCGGGTACGTGGTGCCCGCGGCCGGCGCCCGGCCGCTCGCGGCCGACCTGCGGGCGCACCTGGCGGCGCTGCTGCCCGAGCACATGGTGCCGGCCGCCTGCGTGCTCGTGGACGACCTGCCGCTGACCGCGAACGGCAAGCTCGATGCGGCGGCGCTGCCCGAGCCGGACTTCGCCGCCGCCGCGGGCGGTGCCCGCCCGTCCACGCCCGAACAGGTCCTGGCCTGCCGTCTGTTCGAGGAAGTGCTGCAACTGCCCGGGGACACCGTGGGCGTGGACGACAACTTCTTCGACCTGGGCGGTCACTCGCTGCTCGCGACCCGGCTGCTGGCGCGGCTGCGCGCCGGGACGGGCGTCGAGGTGCCCATCACGGCCCTGTTCGACGCGCCGACGCCGAGCGCCGTGGCGCGCCGGCTGGCCGCGCAGCCCGGCGTGGGCCCCCGGCAGCCGGCTCTCGCGGACGTCGTGCGCCCGCAGCGCGTGCCGCTGTCGTTCGCGCAGGAGCGCATGTGGTTCCTCAGCCGGTTCGACGACGCGTCGGCCACCTACCACATCCCGCTGGTCGTGCCGCTGCCCGACGGTGTGGACACCGAGGCGCTGCGCGCGGCCCTCGGGGACGTCGCCGACCGGCACGAGACGCTGCGCACGGTGTTCGCCGAGCACGACGGGAAGCCGTACCAGCGGATCCTGCCGCCCGGCGCGCTGCGCCCCGCACTGCACTGCGTGGACTGCCCCGCCGACGAGGTGGACGCCCACGTCGCCGCGGCCTCGCGGCGCCCCTTCGACCTGAGCGCGGAAAGCCCGCTGCGGGCCGCGCTGTTCGGCTCCGGCCCGGCGCGCACCCTGCTGCTCCTGCTGCACCACGCCGCGGCCGACGGCTGGTCGCTGCGCCCGCTCGCGGACGACCTGAGCACCGCCTACGAGGCGCGCCGGGCCGGCCGGGCACCGCGGTGGGAGCCGCTGCCGGCGCAGTACGCGGACTACGCGGTGTGGCAGCGCGCCGTCCTCGCGCCCGAGCCCGGGGGTGCGGGCCGGCTGGAACAGCTGACGGCGCACTGGCACCGGGCGCTGGCCGGGCTGCCGGCCGAGTGCACCCTGCCCACCGACCGGCCGCGCCCCGACCAGCCGCGCGGCGGTGGCGCGAGCGTCACCGCGACGGTGGACGCCGGGCTGCACCGGCAGCTGCTGTCGCTGGCGGACCGGGAGGGCACGAGCCTGTTCATGCTGCTGCACGGCGCGGTCGGGGCGCTGCTGACGCGGGCCGGCGCCGGTACGGACGTGGTCCTGGGCACGCCGGTCGCGGGCCGCTCGGAGCCGGTCCTGGACGACGTGATCGGCCTGATGACCAACACGCTGGTGCTGCGGGCCGACACGTCGGGCAATCCCGCCTTCCGCGACCTGCTGGCGCGGCTGCGCGGCACCGACCTGGCCGCCCTGGACCACCAGGACCTGCCCTTCGACCGGCTGGTGGACGAACTGAACCCGCCCCGGCATCCGGCCCGGCACCCGCTGTTCCAGGTGATGCTAGCGCTGCAGAACAACGAACGGGCCGTGCTGCGGCTGGACGGCACGCGCGTGGCGCTGCGGCCCACCGCGACGGGTACCGCCAAGTTCGACCTGTTCGTCGACGTCCTGGAGCGCCACGACGCCGGGGGCACCCCGGACGGCCTGGAGCTGCACGTCGAGTACGCCACGGACCTGTACGACGCGGCCACCGCCGAGGCGTTCGCGGCCGGCCTGCACGCCGTGCTGCGCGCGGTGTGCGCCGACCCGGGCGTCCGCGTCGACGCGCTGCCCGCGCCCGGGCGGCCCGCCGCCGGCACCGCCACCGGGTCGTACCGGGCCCGGGAGGCGGAGCGCACGGCACTGGCCGTGCCCGGCGTCCGGGACGCCGTCGCGCTGTCCGCGCCGGACGGCGCAGCGGTGCGGGTGTATGTGGTGCCGAGCCGTGCCGGTGCCGCGGACGCCGTCGAACAGGCCCTGGCCGCGGCCGGTTCCGCGGCACGGGTCACCGCCGTCAACGGTCTGCCGCTGACCCCGGACGGCCGGGTGGACGCCGACGCGCTGCGGGCGGTGCCGGTGGTCGACCGCGCGGCGGCGGACGCCTGGCAGCGGCACCTCGCGCGCGTGCCGGGTGTCCGGGAGGCCGAGGTCGCGCTGGAGGAGGTCCCCCAGGAGCTGGGCCGGCTGCACGTGGGCACCGCCCGCCGCGCCGGCCGGCCAGAACCGGGGCAGGAGACGCGGGAGCGGCCGGCCGCCGGGGGCGTGCCGGCGCTCAGCGAGGGACCGCGGCTGGCGGAGCCGTCCGTGCCGGGCTGGGCCGCGGCGCTGCTGCGGGCGGCCGGGAGCGCACACGGGGAGATCGTGCACGTGCGCGCCGACGGCACCGAGACGCGCCGCGATTACGCCTCGCTGGTGACGGAGGGGTCCAGGGTCCTCGCGGGCCTGCGGCGGGCCGGTCTGCAGCCCGGTGACCGGGTGATCCTGCAGTGCGGCGACACCGAGGACTTCCTCGCCGTGCTGTGGGGCTGCATCCTGGGCGGCTTCGTCGCCGTGCCGCTGACCGTGCCGGCCTCGTACTCGACGCCGTCGGCGGCGCTCACCAAGCTGGAGGGCATCTGGGAGATGCTCGGCCGGCCGTGGATCGTCTGCTCCCCCGGCAGCGGGCCGGGGCTGCGCGACCTCGCGGCGCGGCAGGGGTGGCCCGGGCTGCGGCTGGCGACGGCGGACGTACTGCGCGCGGCGCCCGAGGACCGCGACTGGTACGAGGCGCGGCCCGACGACCTGATCCTGATGCTGATGACGTCCGGCAGCACCGGGCTGCCCAAGGCCGTCCGCCTCACCCACCGCAACGTGCTGACGCGCTCGGCCGCCGCGGCGGCGATGAACGGGCTGGGCGAGCGGGACGTCACGCTGAACTGGATCCCGCTGGACCACGTCACCGGCGTGGTGATGTTCCACCTGCGGGACGTCTACCTCGGCTGCAAGCAGGTCCACGCGCTGACGCCGTGGATCCTGCAGGACCCGGTGCGCTGGATGGACCTCGCCAACCGGCACCGGGTCAGCGTCACCTGGGCGCCGAACTTCGCGTTCGGTCTGTTCGCGGAGCACGCCGACCACTTCCGGGACCGTTCCTGGGACCTGTCGCCGATGCGGCTGGTCATGAACGCCGGTGAGGTCGTGGTGGCCGCGTCCGCGCGCCGGTTCCTGCACGTGCTGAAGCCGTTCGGGATGCCGCAGGACGTGATGCACCCCGGCTGGGGCATGTCCGAGACGTGCTCGGTGGTCACCGACTGCGTACTGCCGGGCGAGGAACCGGAGCACGACGAGTCGTTCGTCAGCTGCGGCCTGCCCTACCCCGGTTTCGCCATGCGCGTCGTCGACGAGCAGGGCACCGTGCTCACCGAGGGCGAGGTCGGCCGGCTGGAGGTCCGGGGCACCTCGGTGACCCAGGGCTACCACGACAATCCCGGGGCCAACGCCTCGTCGTTCACCGAGGACGGCTGGTTCGACACCGGCGACCTGGCGTTCCTGCGCGCGGGCGAGCTGTACATCACCGGCCGCGCCAAGGACGTCATCATCGTCAACGGCGTCAACCACTACAGCCACGAGATCGAGGCGTGCGTCGAGGAACTGCCCACCGTCGTGCGCAGTTTCACGGCGGCCGTCGCGGTGCGCTCGGACCCGTCGTCGCCGACCGACGAACTCGCCCTGTTCCTCCACCTGGCGCCGGGGCAGGACGCGGCGTCGGCACTGCGGGAGATCAGCGGCAAGGTGACCCGCGAGATCGGGGTCAGCCCGGCCTTCCTGGTGCCGGTGGAGCAGGACGCCATCCCGAAGACGGAGATCGGCAAGATCCAGCGCACCAAGCTGCGCAAGGGTTTCGAGGCGGGCGACTTCGACGAGCAGGTCCGCGCCGCGCAGTTGCTGCTGGGCACGGCGGCCACGCTGCCCGACTGGTTCCTGCGCCCGGTGTGGCGGCGCGCCGAGCGCGCGCACCCGGCCGGTTCGCCGGCGGGCCGGCACACCCTGGTCCTCGCGGGGGCCGCGCCGGCCGCGCACGCGCTGGCCGAACGGGTCGCCGAACGGCTGCGCGCGGACGGCGGGCTGTGCACCGTCGTCACGGACGGGGCGGCGTACGAGCGCGTGGACGCGGCCCGTTACCGCGTCCGGCCGGCCGAGGAGGCCGACCACGCGGCGCTGCTGGGGCAACTGGCCGAGGACCACCGGCCGGTGGACGCGGTGCTGCACCTGGGCGGCCTGGCAGCCGGGGCGGACGGTGCCGCGCGGGCCGGTGCGCCCCGCGGCGGCGCGGCGAACGGCCCGGACGGTGCGCTGTCCGGGAGCGCGGTGTCGCTGCTGGTGCTGGCGCGTGCGCTCGCCGGGGTGTCCGGGCCGTCGCGGCCCGTCACGCTGCTGTACGTGACGGCGGGTGCCCAGGCGGTCGCGGAGGCGGACCGGCCGGTGCCGGCCCACGCGGTGGCGGGCGCCCTGCTCAAGTCGCTGCGGGAGGAACTGCCCGCGCTGCGCGGGGTCCACCTCGACCTCGCGGCGGACGCCCTCGACGGCGCGGCGGACGGCACGGGCGCGGCCGACGTCCTGGTGGCCGAGTCGCTGGCCGTGCCGGCCGAAGCGGAGGTCGCCCTGCGCGAGGGGGCGCGGTACGTGCGGCGGCTGGCCCCGCTGCCCGATCCGCTGCCCCGCACCGAGCCCGCTCCGGTCGAGGGCTTCCACCTGGTCAGCGGCGGCCTGGGCGGCGTCGGCGGCGAACTCGCCGCCCACCTGCTCAAGGCGCCGGGGACCCGGCTGCTGCTGGTCGGCCGGGCCGAGGAGGGCGCCCGCGCCGAGGAGCTGGCACGGCTGCGGCAGCTCGGTGAGGTCCGGTACGCCCGCGTCGACGTCACCGACGAGGCACGGGTGCGGGCCGCCGTGGACGCCGCCGCCGAGGCGTGGGGCGTGCCCCTGGCGTCGGTGCTGCACCTGGCCGGCGCCTTCGACGAACGCCCCGTCGGCGCGCTCGACCCGGACGGCTGGCGGCGGGCCCTGGACGCCAAGGTGCGCGGCGCCTGGACCCTGCACCGGGTCGCCGCCGACCACCCGGTGACGCGGTTCGTGCTGTTCTCCTCGGTCAACGGCTACTTCGGCGGCGCCATGAACGCGGCGTACGCCGCCGCCAACGCCTACCTCGACGCCCTCGCCCTGCACCGGCGCGCGCTCGGCCTGCCCGCGCAGAGCCTGGCGTGGAGCATGTGGCGCGAGCGGGGCATGAGCCGCGGCTACGGGCTCGCGGCGCTGACGGAGGCCCGCGGCTACCGGGTGCTCGACGCGCCGGCCGCGCTGCGCAGCTACGACCTGGCCCGCTCCCTGGACGAGCCGCACCTGCTGATCGGCGTGGACCGCGGCGCCCCGTGGGTGCGCAGTCACGTCGTGGCGCCGGTGCGGCAGGTGCGACGGCTGTCCGGACGGGTGGCGCTGGAGGAGGGCACCGATCTGGCGGCCCTGCTGTCCGCCGCCGGGTCGGCCGCCGACGCGGGCGCCTGGGTGCTGCGCTCGGCGGGCAGCGCCGAGCGGGCCGCCGACACGGACGCCGGGGAACGGCTGCGCCGGCTGGAGCAGCGACTCGCCGAGGTGTGGTCCGGGGTGCTGGGCCGCGACCGGGTGGGCCGGGACGAGAACTTCTTCGACCTCGGCGGCAACTCGCTGCTGCTGGTCGCCGCGCAGAGCGCGGTCAACAAGGCGCTGGGCTGCGAGCTGAGCGTGGTCGACCTGTTCGGTCACCCGACGGTACGGGACCTGGCCCGCTACCTGGCGGAGCGCGGCACCGCGGCACCCGCCGGTGAGGCGGCGCCGGCCCGGGCCGGCGCGCCGGCGGCCGGCGGCCTGGACCGGGCCAGGGAACAAGCACAGCGGCAGCGCGCGGCCCGTACGGCGCGCCGCTCCGCACGGGACAGGAAGGACCGAGGCCATGACTGA